A genomic window from Flavobacterium johnsoniae includes:
- a CDS encoding carboxymuconolactone decarboxylase family protein yields the protein MTRLTALNPEEVTGKTKDLFNAVQAKLGVVPNMMRTMGNSPAVLEGYLNLSGALSHGKLSAKTGELIALAVSESNSCDYCLAAHTFIGEKLVKADPAVLKAARTGNSDDAKTEAILQLAKTLISKGGLVNDDDVNKAKNAGVSDAEIAETIGHVALNVLTNYFNNVANTEIDFPAV from the coding sequence ATGACACGATTAACAGCATTAAACCCAGAAGAAGTAACAGGAAAAACTAAAGATTTATTCAACGCAGTTCAGGCAAAATTAGGCGTTGTACCAAACATGATGCGAACAATGGGAAATTCTCCAGCGGTTTTGGAAGGATATTTAAACTTAAGCGGCGCATTGAGCCACGGAAAATTAAGTGCAAAAACTGGCGAATTAATCGCATTAGCAGTTTCAGAAAGCAATTCTTGCGATTACTGTTTAGCAGCTCACACTTTTATTGGAGAAAAATTGGTAAAAGCAGATCCAGCAGTTTTAAAAGCAGCAAGAACAGGAAATTCTGATGATGCAAAGACAGAAGCGATTTTACAATTGGCTAAAACATTAATCAGCAAAGGTGGCTTGGTAAACGATGATGATGTGAATAAAGCCAAAAATGCAGGCGTTTCTGATGCTGAAATTGCAGAAACTATTGGACACGTAGCTTTGAATGTATTGACAAACTACTTTAACAATGTAGCAAATACTGAAATTGATTTTCCAGCGGTTTAA